The following are from one region of the Paenalkalicoccus suaedae genome:
- a CDS encoding DUF1385 domain-containing protein, which yields MGQTKEEPVILGGMAHADGVTFFSESHQVKAFYQKDGGISVSSKELRPAPQKLKELVKIPVFRGYVDALRAIYINWVAGLLMILFPFGVAFGLSILQATSLDQAFSFLIGIASGLALPIIIYIFLIKSRTNITKFHGAEHIIHNLHWHDKSIDSSYLTSYRFHKWCGSSWIAIFMTYMIVMSFLPVPPIVTALLWFAFYGELTMNEHPIVSKLLKPIHYIGFAFQLVTTSKPKDYHLSAARKAAKVLLAKERKVHVRAESETKAL from the coding sequence GTGGGTCAAACAAAAGAAGAGCCTGTCATATTAGGTGGCATGGCTCATGCAGACGGAGTGACATTTTTTAGTGAGTCGCATCAAGTGAAAGCATTCTATCAAAAAGACGGCGGGATCTCCGTATCGAGTAAGGAGCTTCGACCAGCTCCTCAGAAGTTAAAAGAACTAGTAAAGATCCCCGTTTTTCGCGGTTACGTGGACGCTCTTCGCGCGATTTACATAAACTGGGTAGCAGGACTGCTCATGATACTGTTTCCTTTCGGAGTAGCCTTCGGTCTATCAATTCTACAAGCTACGTCCCTTGATCAGGCCTTCTCGTTCTTAATTGGTATCGCAAGTGGTCTGGCACTTCCCATAATTATATACATTTTTCTTATTAAATCTCGAACAAACATTACGAAGTTTCACGGCGCGGAGCATATCATTCATAACCTGCATTGGCATGATAAATCGATTGATTCCTCCTACCTAACCTCCTATCGCTTTCATAAGTGGTGTGGGTCGTCCTGGATCGCAATTTTTATGACGTACATGATCGTCATGTCGTTTTTACCCGTGCCACCTATCGTTACGGCTCTCCTCTGGTTCGCATTCTACGGAGAGCTTACGATGAATGAGCACCCAATCGTGAGCAAGCTCCTCAAGCCGATTCACTACATCGGCTTCGCTTTCCAGCTTGTCACAACCTCCAAGCCCAAGGACTACCACCTTTCAGCTGCGAGAAAAGCGGCGAAAGTGTTACTTGCAAAGGAGAGAAAAGTACACGTACGTGCAGAGTCAGAAACAAAAGCGCTCTAA
- a CDS encoding aminoglycoside phosphotransferase family protein, giving the protein MNIDFINQLQLKSRCTEVIEIKKGFSTDKKYLVHMEDGQKLLLRLFDGRELESKKAEFRILERMQEYKITCSQPILIGEVEGQGYSVTSYLDGNDAEDEISTYSEVEQYKLGLRAGEELRRMHQLEAPPDISSWYERKVEKHQRYIEAYLACDVKVQNDHTIMEFIDQNIHLMKHRPNLFQHDDYHVSNIIVSNKEFVGVVDFGRFDWGDPYHEFLKVGIFTRGVSIPFSRGQIRGYFYNEDPDDEFWRLYSLYLAMCVFSTVIWTLKVIPDSLDEMLDKVYTYLDDHDYFRRITPKWY; this is encoded by the coding sequence ATGAATATAGACTTCATTAACCAACTACAATTAAAAAGCAGATGCACCGAAGTGATAGAAATCAAAAAGGGATTTTCTACAGATAAAAAGTATTTAGTACATATGGAAGATGGACAGAAATTGTTGCTTCGACTGTTTGATGGGAGGGAGTTAGAGTCAAAAAAGGCGGAGTTCAGAATTTTGGAAAGGATGCAGGAATACAAGATCACTTGCTCGCAGCCTATATTAATTGGTGAGGTAGAGGGACAGGGATACTCGGTCACATCTTATCTGGATGGGAATGACGCGGAGGATGAAATCTCCACCTACTCCGAAGTGGAACAGTATAAGCTAGGGTTGAGGGCAGGAGAAGAGCTCAGAAGGATGCATCAGCTAGAAGCGCCTCCCGATATTTCTTCGTGGTATGAGAGGAAAGTTGAAAAACATCAGCGTTATATCGAGGCGTATTTGGCATGTGATGTAAAAGTGCAGAATGATCATACTATTATGGAGTTTATTGATCAAAACATTCATTTAATGAAACATCGACCTAACCTATTTCAACATGACGATTATCATGTAAGTAACATCATTGTAAGCAACAAAGAATTTGTGGGAGTAGTAGACTTTGGTCGATTTGACTGGGGCGATCCTTATCACGAATTTTTAAAGGTTGGCATTTTTACTAGAGGGGTAAGTATTCCTTTTTCAAGAGGGCAAATTAGAGGCTACTTTTATAACGAAGATCCAGACGACGAATTTTGGAGACTGTATTCTCTATATCTTGCCATGTGCGTGTTTTCCACAGTGATTTGGACGTTAAAGGTGATTCCGGACAGCTTAGACGAGATGCTAGATAAAGTGTATACGTACTTAGATGACCATGATTACTTCAGGAGGATAACGCCTAAGTGGTATTAA
- a CDS encoding rhodanese-like domain-containing protein yields MTSKPRFALTLDVEPANPKDAYNFFMQKLSYETDVADLSIDIKKGYEGIVIVDVRDVESFEECHIPTAISIPTNKISEETTNNLSKEKVIITYCWGPACNGATRAAARFAQLGFRVKELIGGIEYWRKENGEVEGKLGQKADLYWKIKR; encoded by the coding sequence ATGACATCAAAACCAAGATTTGCATTAACATTAGACGTTGAACCTGCTAATCCAAAGGACGCTTATAATTTTTTCATGCAGAAATTATCTTATGAAACCGACGTTGCAGACCTTTCAATAGATATAAAGAAAGGATATGAAGGTATTGTTATTGTGGATGTAAGAGATGTAGAATCGTTCGAAGAATGTCACATTCCAACTGCAATATCAATCCCGACTAACAAAATTAGTGAGGAGACAACAAACAACCTATCTAAAGAAAAAGTGATTATCACCTATTGCTGGGGTCCAGCTTGTAACGGCGCAACTAGAGCTGCCGCTAGATTTGCACAATTAGGTTTTAGAGTAAAAGAACTTATTGGCGGAATCGAGTATTGGCGTAAAGAGAATGGTGAAGTTGAAGGCAAGCTAGGTCAGAAAGCAGATTTATATTGGAAGATAAAGAGGTAA
- the arr gene encoding NAD(+)--rifampin ADP-ribosyltransferase produces MSEPTPALDNGPFFHGTKAKLNIGDLLEPQYVSNYQEKKSNHIYFTATLDAAKWGAELAKTDAKERIYIVEPLGEFENDPNVTDKRFPGNPTRSYRSKQPLKIVAELGAWERHSDEQIKGMLASLNKLREEGKYSIED; encoded by the coding sequence ATGAGTGAGCCAACACCAGCTTTAGATAATGGGCCTTTCTTTCATGGTACGAAGGCGAAACTAAACATCGGTGACCTGCTAGAGCCTCAGTATGTCTCTAATTATCAAGAGAAGAAGTCAAATCATATTTACTTTACGGCCACATTGGACGCCGCTAAATGGGGGGCAGAATTAGCTAAAACAGATGCAAAAGAGCGCATATATATAGTGGAGCCTTTAGGAGAGTTTGAAAATGATCCTAATGTAACGGATAAAAGGTTTCCGGGTAATCCAACACGCTCTTACAGATCTAAACAGCCACTAAAGATTGTGGCTGAATTAGGAGCATGGGAAAGACATAGTGACGAGCAAATTAAGGGAATGCTGGCGTCTTTAAACAAGCTTCGTGAAGAAGGAAAATATAGTATAGAAGACTAA
- a CDS encoding AraC family transcriptional regulator, whose translation MAWVESIQKAIEFMESNLLEDITIDSIAEQANVSSSHFQRTFAVLTEVTVGDYIRRRRLTLAGEELLRTDVKIIDLAYKYGYDTPEAFSKAFRRQHDVTPSEARKLKGKLQSYNRLVIQVSLKGAKPMKYSVVEKDAFQVDGIKREFSAVAEEENVKGIPEFWEEVNQNGTSDVLFDLNDGVVDGVLGVCGEISENQKQNQTFDYWIGTSHATSVPEGMHSFELPASKWAVFEVHGPMPVAMQQAWKRIFSEWFPSTGYEHAGTPEFELYNRDDPSSPDLYSEIWIPIK comes from the coding sequence ATGGCGTGGGTAGAGTCGATACAAAAAGCAATTGAGTTTATGGAGAGTAATCTGTTAGAGGATATAACTATTGATAGCATTGCTGAACAAGCGAATGTATCTTCATCACATTTCCAGAGAACGTTTGCGGTTTTAACAGAAGTCACAGTCGGTGACTATATACGGCGTCGACGTTTAACGTTGGCCGGTGAAGAGTTACTGAGAACAGATGTAAAAATTATTGATCTTGCCTATAAGTATGGCTATGACACTCCCGAGGCTTTTTCGAAAGCTTTCCGCAGGCAGCATGACGTGACTCCAAGTGAAGCGCGGAAGCTTAAAGGAAAGCTGCAATCCTATAATCGCCTGGTCATTCAGGTGTCCTTGAAAGGGGCAAAACCGATGAAATACAGTGTAGTCGAAAAGGATGCGTTTCAAGTTGATGGAATCAAACGAGAATTTTCTGCGGTTGCAGAGGAAGAGAATGTGAAAGGCATTCCGGAGTTTTGGGAAGAGGTTAACCAAAATGGTACGAGTGACGTATTGTTTGATTTAAATGACGGAGTAGTAGACGGTGTCTTAGGTGTTTGCGGAGAAATCAGTGAAAATCAAAAGCAGAATCAGACCTTTGACTATTGGATAGGCACGTCGCATGCTACATCGGTACCTGAAGGAATGCATAGCTTCGAACTGCCCGCTTCGAAGTGGGCAGTTTTTGAAGTACACGGTCCAATGCCTGTAGCGATGCAACAGGCATGGAAACGTATTTTCTCAGAGTGGTTCCCATCGACTGGATACGAGCACGCGGGCACACCGGAATTTGAATTATATAATAGGGATGATCCAAGTAGTCCGGATTTGTATTCGGAAATTTGGATACCTATTAAGTGA
- a CDS encoding alpha/beta fold hydrolase gives MEHVKLRKSFASSFGKISYDFMGEGPPIILVHGTPWSSFNWRHIIPALSQWFTVYYYDLLGYGQSDKPEGDVSLGVQNKILLEFLHHLELNKPIVIGHDFGGTTVLRTHLLGKQDFEKMILIDPVALAPWGSPFFSHVNKYEIAFQGIPEYIHESIVSTYVQGAAYKTLDKETLEGIVSPWLGSSGQSGFYRQIAQADQRYTDEIEPFYNDIRDPVLLIWGEQDNWIPIEKGKELRDKIETAEFISIPNAGHLVQEDQPAELVSHILKFLFTKA, from the coding sequence TTGGAACACGTTAAATTAAGAAAAAGCTTTGCCTCATCGTTCGGAAAAATTAGTTATGATTTCATGGGTGAAGGCCCCCCCATCATCCTTGTACATGGAACCCCATGGTCATCGTTTAACTGGCGACATATTATCCCCGCACTAAGTCAATGGTTTACGGTATACTATTATGATCTTTTAGGTTATGGACAGTCAGATAAGCCTGAGGGAGATGTTTCACTGGGCGTTCAGAATAAAATTTTGCTAGAATTTCTCCATCATTTGGAGCTAAACAAACCTATCGTTATCGGCCATGATTTCGGAGGAACCACTGTTTTAAGAACACACCTATTAGGAAAACAAGACTTTGAAAAAATGATCCTTATTGATCCTGTGGCTCTTGCCCCGTGGGGCTCTCCTTTTTTCTCACATGTAAATAAATATGAGATAGCTTTTCAAGGAATCCCGGAATACATTCATGAGTCCATTGTTTCAACTTATGTCCAAGGAGCAGCATATAAGACCCTAGATAAAGAAACATTAGAAGGAATTGTGAGCCCATGGCTTGGTTCTAGTGGACAGAGTGGATTTTATCGACAAATTGCACAAGCAGATCAACGATACACGGACGAAATAGAACCCTTTTACAACGATATTAGAGACCCTGTTTTGCTTATTTGGGGAGAGCAGGATAATTGGATTCCAATAGAAAAAGGAAAAGAGTTACGCGATAAAATTGAAACAGCAGAATTTATTTCTATCCCTAACGCTGGGCACTTAGTGCAGGAAGATCAACCCGCCGAATTGGTATCACACATACTTAAATTCCTTTTTACAAAAGCTTAA
- a CDS encoding LysR family transcriptional regulator, with protein MRVVEVGSYTRAAMELDYAQSSVTNHIQKLEKLYGGNALLERKGRYMKPTSSGELLFDYAKQMLSLYQESHLALQEQEVKSISIGTIETLAIYYLPKILAIFKEQYPNILIRIVPDSEKNIIRMIKEKEIDFGLILDSPYKSSGIKSLPIQKEAMMIVVPQHHILAKKTSIKVEDLEHQPLILTEEGCTYRARLLDQLKKQTMTYNVSMELSSVETIKKAVQNDWGIGFLPEFVIEKHEKLKGIHYMDEDLDFFSQLVYRTEKTNQNVFKSFITLCQSTSTQ; from the coding sequence GTGCGGGTTGTGGAAGTTGGTAGTTACACTCGTGCAGCTATGGAATTGGACTATGCTCAATCTAGTGTTACGAATCATATACAAAAACTGGAGAAATTATATGGTGGAAATGCATTATTAGAGAGAAAAGGTAGGTACATGAAGCCAACTTCTTCCGGAGAGTTACTTTTTGACTATGCAAAACAGATGCTCTCTTTATATCAAGAATCTCATTTGGCATTACAAGAACAGGAAGTTAAATCTATCTCAATTGGAACGATTGAGACATTAGCAATTTACTATTTACCAAAAATACTAGCGATATTTAAGGAACAATATCCTAATATTTTAATACGTATAGTTCCAGACTCGGAAAAAAACATCATTCGGATGATAAAAGAAAAAGAAATAGATTTTGGCCTTATTCTAGATTCTCCTTATAAATCTTCTGGTATTAAAAGTCTTCCTATTCAAAAGGAAGCTATGATGATAGTTGTTCCTCAACACCATATTTTGGCTAAGAAAACGTCAATAAAGGTAGAAGACCTAGAACATCAACCATTGATCCTAACGGAAGAGGGGTGTACATACCGTGCACGCTTGCTCGATCAATTAAAGAAACAAACGATGACTTATAATGTCTCAATGGAGCTGAGTAGTGTGGAAACGATAAAGAAAGCCGTTCAAAATGATTGGGGGATTGGGTTTCTACCAGAGTTCGTGATAGAAAAACACGAAAAGCTTAAGGGGATTCATTATATGGATGAAGACTTAGATTTCTTTAGTCAATTAGTTTATAGAACAGAAAAAACCAATCAAAACGTATTTAAATCATTTATAACGTTATGTCAATCAACCTCTACACAGTGA